In a genomic window of Phragmites australis chromosome 14, lpPhrAust1.1, whole genome shotgun sequence:
- the LOC133891719 gene encoding cytochrome c oxidase subunit 6b-1-like, translated as MATEGKAPSLAKEYSLPPQEVPVKSSAEENSAISATAEAAPETNAETPPADETTASVEETSETPEMKESSEQPEAEDSPAAEESSDPAEEAADEKPEIKIETAPADFRFPTTNQTRHCFTRYIEYHRCVAAKGEGAPECEKFAKYYRSLCPSEWIERWNEQRENGTFPGPL; from the exons ATGGCGACGGAAGGCAAGGCTCCGTCGCTCGCCAAG GAATATTCACTCCCACCCCAGGAGGTCCCAGTAAAAAGTTCAGCTGAGGAGAATTCTGCTATTAGCGCTACGGCTGAAGCTGCCCCTGAGACAAATGCTGAAACTCCACCAGCTGATGAGACCACGGCTTCTGTTGAGGAGACAAGTGAAACTCCTGAGATGAAAGAATCCTCTGAGCAGCCTGAAGCTGAGGACAGCCCTGCTGCTGAAGAAAGCAGTGATCCTGCTGAGGAAGCAGCTGACGAAAAACCAGAAATTAAG ATCGAGACAGCTCCAGCAGATTTTCGTTTCCCAACAACAAATCAAACAAGGCATTGCTTCACACGCTATATTGAATATCATAG GTGTGTAGCTGCAAAAGGGGAGGGTGCTCCTGAGTGTGAAAAATTTGCTAAGTACTACAGATCACTCTGCCCAAGTGAATGG